A genome region from Cucumis sativus cultivar 9930 chromosome 4, Cucumber_9930_V3, whole genome shotgun sequence includes the following:
- the LOC101209886 gene encoding phosphatidylinositol transfer protein 3 — MFRSKKHSQNNDSTQEEGKINELRAALGPLSSRSSKYCTDACLRRYLIARNWNVEKSRKMLEETLKWRAAYKPEEIGWDEVAFEGETGKVSRANFYDRHGRSVLIMRPGMQNTTPSEASVRHLVYLLENAIMNLGEGQEQMCWLIDFTGFTMKTNVSVKIAADIINVLQNHYPERLAFAFLYNPPKFFQAFWKAIKYFLDPKTFQKVKFVNPKDKGSVELMKSHFDMENLPSVFGGKATLEYDHQQFSQMMGQDELKAAQFWGFDEKAQHSVNGPSSGPEVGPEPVTSTN, encoded by the exons ATGTTTCGTTCAAAAAAACATTCTCAAAACAACGATTCTACACAAGAAGAAGGGAAG ATCAATGAACTTAGAGCTGCCCTAGGGCCTCTGTCTAGTCGAAGCTCAAAGTATTGCACCGATGCATGTCTGAGGAGATACTTGATAGCTCGAAACTGGAACGTTGAGAAGTCTAGAAAAATGCTTGAAGAGACGCTCAAATGGAGGGCAGCTTACAAGCCCGAAGAAATCGGTTGG GATGAAGTAGCATTTGAAGGCGAAACTGGGAAAGTGTCGAGAGCAAATTTTTACGATCGACATGGAAGATCTGTGCTCATAATGAGACCAGGAATGCAG AACACAACTCCATCAGAAGCCAGTGTGCGGCATTTGGTCTATCTTTTAGAGAATGCGATTATGAACCTTGGTGAGGGTCAGGAACAAATGTGTTGGTTAATAGATTTCACCGGATTTACAATGAAAACCAATGTCTCTGTCAAAATAGCCGCAGATATTATCAATGTCCTTCAGAACCATTACCCCGAGAGACTTGCCTTTGCTTTCCTCTACAATCCCCCCAAGTTTTTTCAAGCCTTCTGGAAG GCTATAAAGTACTTCTTGGATCCAAAGACATTTCAAAAGGTAAAGTTTGTAAATCCGAAAGACAAAGGAAGTGTGGAGCTGATGAAATCACACTTCGACATGGAAAATCTTCCCAGTGTGTTTGGAGGTAAAGCCACACTCGAATATGATCATCAGCAGTTCTCCCAGATGATGGGCCAAGACGAGCTTAAAGCTGCCCAATTCTGGGGCTTTGATGAGAAGGCCCAACACAGTGTTAATGGGCCTTCCTCTGGCCCAGAAGTTGGACCTGAGCCCGTTACGTCAACTAACTGA